The window ACCTCGCGCATCGCGGCGAGCACCCGCTCGTCGTCGACGCCGCGCCCGGCGACGAGCTTCTCGACCATCCGGAGACGCGCCTCCTCGAAAGGATCGGGCGCGGGAACCGCCTTAAATGTCGATGCGGGCACGAATCAGAAGTATAGCAGGCGCAGGGAGATCGATCGGACCTGAAATCGACGGCTGTCCCTCGACGCGAACCTCGGCCACGCCTGTACGGACAGCGGCTCCCCAGCATCCAGATCTCGCTTTCCGCCGACGTCAGGCGCGGCGAGGCGCGAGCCCGGCGGGATGCGGACGGCCGGTCCGGCGGCGAAGGCGTACCGGAGAGCGTACGTCTAGCCGCCGGCCGGCGGTTCGCGCCCGCCCGGCTCGATGCATCGCCGCGACGATTTCTAGGGTGAGGGAACGAAGCGGCCGACGAGCGATCCCAACGCGTCCAGAGCGTCGTAGTCGGTGAGATCCAAATGCAGCGGCGTGACCGAGATCAGCTTCTCCGAGATCGCCCAGAGGTCGGTCCCCTCCTCCGGTTCGCCGATCGGCGGCGACGCGCCGATCCAGTAGTACTTCTTGCCGCGCGGGTCGAGCTTCTCGAGAACCCCCTCCTGGTAGATCCGGCGCCCCATCTTCACCGCGCGGATGCCGCGCACTTCGCCGGCCGGAACGTTGACGTTCAGGAGCGTCCCGGGACGAAGCGGATTGCGGAGCACCTCGAGGGCGAGGTCGCGCGCGAACGCGGCGGCGGCGTCGAACGAGAAGCCGGGAGCGATCTCCTGGGAGATCGCAATCGAGGGGATCCCGAGGATCGCTCCTTCGAACGCGGCGGACACCGTTCCCGAATAGGTCACGTCGTCGCCGAGGTTCAGGCCGAAGTTGATCCCGGAAAGGATCGCGTCGGGCCGGCGGTCGCGCAGGAGATAGTGCGTGCCCCAGTTCACGCAGTCGGTCGGCGTCCCGTCGACGACGTAGCGGTTCTTGGAGAGCTCCGTGGCGCGGAGCGGGTGATGGAGCGTCAGCGAGTGGCCTGCCGCGCTCCGCTCCCGGTCGGGGGCGACCACGACGACGTCGCCGATTCCGGCGACCCCTTCGGCGAGCGCCCGGATGCCGTCGGCCGCGACCCCGTCGTCGTTCGTGACGAGGAAGAGCGGCTTCTTCATCCTTCGAACACGACCGAGTTCTTACCCGTCTCGTGGAGGGTGACGCGCTTGAGCTCCGCGCCGGGAAGCGATCCGGCGAGGCGCTTCCAGATCGCGACGGCGATGTTCTCGGCCGTCGGATTGATCCCCTTCAGGAAATCCACGTCGAAGTTCAGGTGCCGGCGCTCGACGATGCGGACCACGCGCTCCTCGACGATGCGTTTGAGCTCCTTGAAATCCATCACGTAACCCGTCTCGGGGTCGATCTCCCCCTCGACGGTGACCTCCAGGCCGTAGGTGTGCCCGTGCCCATGGTCGTTGTTGCACTTGTCGAAGACGCGGCGGTTCCATTCCGCGGCCCGGGCGTCGTTGTGGAGCCGGTGAGCGGCGGCGAAATGGTGCATCGAGGTCAGGCAGACCTTCATTCGCGGATCTTACTTCGCCGCGCGGAATCGGGTCGGAGGGGCCTTCCCGCCTTTTTGGGCGCGCAATTTGCAACACCGCGCCGCGAACGCACAAATCGCCCGCGAGGGCCTTTTTGTGTTTTGGAGGTGCGAGCCACGTACAGGGAGGTGAGGCCGTGAAAAACCATTCTCTCGCCGTGACTTTGTGTCCGAACCGGGGCGACTCCCCGGACGAAAACGCCGGGCGGCCGGCGCCGGTTCGCCGGAAGGCCCGGAGCGCCGCGCGTTCCCGGGACTCGGCGTCCATGATCCGCGTGGTGCTCGAAATCGCCGGAGAAACCCTCTGGGTGGTGCTTCTTTTCCTGGTGATCGGGTTCCTCCTCTCGAAGGCGCCCCAGATCGACGCGGCCATCGACGAGATCAGCGGTGTTCACGCCCCGGTCTCCCCCACGGACGCGTCCCGGGAGGCGCAGATCCGCGATCTCGAGGCCCGCTTCGCGCGCTACGAGACCAAGCTCGCCCCGATCGA is drawn from Thermoanaerobaculia bacterium and contains these coding sequences:
- the surE gene encoding 5'/3'-nucleotidase SurE — encoded protein: MKKPLFLVTNDDGVAADGIRALAEGVAGIGDVVVVAPDRERSAAGHSLTLHHPLRATELSKNRYVVDGTPTDCVNWGTHYLLRDRRPDAILSGINFGLNLGDDVTYSGTVSAAFEGAILGIPSIAISQEIAPGFSFDAAAAFARDLALEVLRNPLRPGTLLNVNVPAGEVRGIRAVKMGRRIYQEGVLEKLDPRGKKYYWIGASPPIGEPEEGTDLWAISEKLISVTPLHLDLTDYDALDALGSLVGRFVPSP
- a CDS encoding 6-carboxytetrahydropterin synthase, producing the protein MKVCLTSMHHFAAAHRLHNDARAAEWNRRVFDKCNNDHGHGHTYGLEVTVEGEIDPETGYVMDFKELKRIVEERVVRIVERRHLNFDVDFLKGINPTAENIAVAIWKRLAGSLPGAELKRVTLHETGKNSVVFEG